AATGATGACGCGCTGACATCCGTCGCCGGACTGCTGGCGGAGTTTCCGCTCTCCGGCCGTGCCGTGGTCCATGCAAGCGGCTGCCGGGGCCTGGATGTGCTCGAGCCGGTGAAGCGGGCGGGCGGGATCGCGGCCTGCGTTCACCCGCTCATGACCATCGTCAACGAGCCGGGCGAACCGAACCCCCTCGAGGGGGCTCCCTGCGGGGTGGCCTGCCGGAACCGCCGCTGGAGGCGGCTCCTGACGGCGTGGCTTGCCCGCGCGGGGAATGCGCCGTTTCCCCTTGCCGAAGACGACCGGCCGCTTTATCATGCTGCGGCGGTCCTGGCGTGCGCCGGTCTCTCTCAACTGGTCGCCACGGCTTCCGGCATCATGGCAGACGGCCTGGGCGTCCCGGTTTCCGAGGCCCGGCGCCTGCTGATGCCGCTGGCGCGCAGGACGCTGGACCTGGCGGGCCGGCCCGATCCGGTTCCCTGCACGGGGCCCTGGACCCGGGGGGATGCGCAGACGGCCGGGATGCATCTCGCGGCCCTGCGGCGAAGGCCCGGCAAGGCGTCAGCCCTCTACGAGGCGCTGATGGACCTCGCGAAGGAAAACACCTGAAGAAAGGCGGGCGAACCATGTTCGATCTCAACCGCTGGTTTGAAATGAAACGCTCCGGTCAGCCGATCGCGGCGATCACGTCGTATGACACCCCCACCACGCAAGCCATCGACGAGGCCGGCGTCGATATGATCCTGGTGGGAGACTCGGTCGGGATGGCCGTCCTGGGCTACGAGACCACGACC
This genomic window from Candidatus Ozemobacteraceae bacterium contains:
- a CDS encoding DUF2520 domain-containing protein → MSIGVGIIGTGRLAAALVPYLLGKGVPVSGIWGRNAAEAHRIAVAHAVSISAGPGDLAGRSKIILLAINDDALTSVAGLLAEFPLSGRAVVHASGCRGLDVLEPVKRAGGIAACVHPLMTIVNEPGEPNPLEGAPCGVACRNRRWRRLLTAWLARAGNAPFPLAEDDRPLYHAAAVLACAGLSQLVATASGIMADGLGVPVSEARRLLMPLARRTLDLAGRPDPVPCTGPWTRGDAQTAGMHLAALRRRPGKASALYEALMDLAKENT